CCGGGCAGGGCTGGCCAGACCTCCCAGCCCACCTtcaccttcccctgcccacGGGGACCCCCTTCGAGCTGCTCCTCCatagcagccctgcagccccagaggCTGGTTTCTGCCCTGGCAGGAGGTGGTGATCATATTTTGGTGCCTTCTCCCAGCTTCTGGAGCAGGACAGGGCCAAACCACTGTTATACCTCACTCTGCCTCATTCAGAGCATCAGTTTTACCCCGTCACTGCAAAGATGCTGTCTGGAGAAGCACCTGGCCAGCTTTGCTCAGCAAAGGGACAAGAGAGACAGGAGAGGCCACCCGCCCACCAGCATCACTGGGGCAGCTCCAGTGCACCCGGCTACCCTCGGGGAtggggggcacctggggggtGGCAGGACCTGACCCACGTCCTACAGGAGGGGGGCTTCTGCCTGCCCATCCCCACTGGCCGCACGGGGCTGTGCGCTGGACGGGGGCCCACGCACACAGCTGTGCTTCCAGCAGCGCGGAGCCGGGAGCCTCTGGTTGctctccaggagctgctgcctgcgggaAGGAGCCTGACTCTGCTCCAGGGCCAGCCCCCGCTGGCATCAGCGCAGGCTCCTGGGGAGCAGCCAGGTGCTCTCAGCAAAGCGGAGAGCCCCTTGGCGACTCCCCAAGTCCTCCGGCTACCGGTCAAGGGCCGCTCCTCCCCGCGctctccccaggggctgctccccagcctcctggctaCCGTCTTGCTGCCGGAGCGGCTGGAGATGAAACACAAGCCCGGCTGGGTGATAGCCAGGGGGAGCAGAGCATGCCAGCTCGCGGCTCGCTCCTCGCTTGGCCCGGGTGTCCCTCCTCACCTCTGCTCAGGGCAGCCCCGCTCTCCCTGTAGTCCTCGATCTCAGCGTCCTTctgaagcagcagggagctcagcTCCTGCACCTGGTACTGCAGCGCCAGGCTCATCCGAATCAGGGGCCGCACGAGGTGGCGGGACACCTAGGGGGGTCCAAAGGCGTGAgaagggaggcaggaggctgcgGGACACGTccctccatcccagccccatggccctccatccccagcttcacggctgggggctgcagcaggggaagagCCCAGTGCGGACAGGGTGCTGTGGCAATGCTCCACATACCCCTTgggatgcagcaggaggcagaaagcCCCCTTATGTGTCCCCTAGCCCTCAGCAGGCCCTCCCCACAGCTCTGCGCACCCCGAGCCACGTTCCTACACGGGAAACAGGCAACGCTGGGTGAAAAACCAGGACTCGAGATGTCACACTgcagctggagggagaggagaaaccCTCCCGAGGAGGTGAGACCAAAGGCAGAAGGGGGTCCCCCGCTAGGGctcaggcaggctgcagccccccatTGCAGCCCACCTCCACCCAGACCCCACAGCCGCCCCCTGCCCACGTCCCCCGTCCCGGGAGCCCGGCGGAGCCCAGGTTTTGGCCGCGGGGCCGGAGCCAGGCGCGTTACGGTGGGTGCCGGGCGCCCTCTGGTGCGCGCAGGGCGCACGGCCCCGGGGGGCCCGGAGCCCTCCCGGGGATGGGTCCCGGGTCTGCAGGCTCGGTCCCGGTcaccctgggctgcagcccGGTGGGGTGCGCCCAGGGGGGCCCGGCTCTCCTGCTGGGGCACCAGCAAGCGGAGCTGGCACCGGGCACCTTCCCAAAGCCCCCGCAGGTCATCTCACCATCTCCACGGGCGCGGGGCAGCAGTGGAAGTCCCAGTAGAAGGGCAGGCCCGAGAGCTCGCTCTTCACCCGCAGGCTGAGCCCGCCGGCGGTGCGCtggcaggagaaggaggtggCGGAGTCGGGCTGCCCGGCCAGCAAGGGGGACATGAGGTTGGCCAAGCGGTGCAGGAAGGAGGAGACGTGGGCCGTCAGCCGCTTGTTCAGCTCCTGGGGAAAGGCAAGGCGAGGTGTTCAGTGGGGCCCTGGAGAGCTGAACCCTGGAAAACCCCGAGGTCCGGGTGGTGGGCAGGGTGCGGTGGTCCCCCGCTAGCACGACTCCCCGCACGCCACCACGTGCCGCAGGCTGGCTGGGAGCCGAGGCAGCCTTGTCTTGACCTCCTGCTGGAGTCGGGAAAGCTGCTTCCCATCCAGCCCACAAGTGAAACGAGCGTGCGGGGCATGCACAACAGCCCGGCCGTTCTGCAAGGAGGAGGGTGCTGGGCCGGGCAGGGGGGCAGTGCCGGGGCGCAGCCGCGCAGGGCCTGCCCCGGGTGTGTGCACCTCAGACCTGCAGGACCCGAGGGCTGTTGTGCCAGCAAGCAGTTTGTGCTGAGCTGTCAGCTGGtgtgaggaggaaaggaggtCCCTGGCCTTCCCAGACACTCACCTTGGACCTTTGCCCCACGGCCTCCGCGTCGGCACTCTCGCACCAGACGCTGCTGAGGTCGGAGAGCAGCAGGACGTAGCCAGTATCCCCGAAGCAAGCTTTGGCAATCAAAGCGGACTCgccaaagcaaacagaagccCAGGGCTGGGTCAGGAGCCTGCTCTCCAGCTCCTCGGAGCTCTCCATCTGCAAGAGATCAAACAGGTCTCTGCCTCACCCCCAGCCCACTCCGTGGGGTGGCCTCGCAGGGACCCTCGGTCCCTGCCACCCCCTCCGCGATGCCAGCCCCCTTCCCCGCAGCCCGGGGACACGCAGCTCAGCTGGAGCAGGCATTTCAGGGAGCGGggtgcaggcagctcccagcccagctcagcacaagcacccctgcagctcacagcaccctgctctgcctggggggAACGGGTGCCCTGGGGGGTTTTGGGGCACCGGGCGGCACCGGCGCTCCGCGGGTGCCATTACCCGAGGAGAAGAGGAGCAGGCAGCCCAGAGCCGTGGGGAGACGGCTTTGCAGAGCCGAGCGAGGCCGGGCCGGAGGCGAGGGGCAGACTACGGCTCCCAGCATGCTGCTCTCTTCCGCGCCGCGAGCGGCCGGTGCACGCCGGGACGCGTAGTGCCACGCTTGTCACCGGCACGGGAAAACGGGCACGGCTCGCCGCTTCCCCAGGACGGTCAGGGCCTGGCCGCGTGGCcgtgggagaggagaggggccCGTGGCAGCTTGTCCCTCTCCGGCAGCCCCCCTGACGCTGTGCAAAGAGCTGTGGAGTGCAGCCGCGCTTTGGCTtgcgctgctgctgctaagGAAGGGCTTGGTGTGGGTGGCTGGGCTCCGGGTgcatggggcggggggggggggctccgtcCCTcgcccagcagagccaggcGGCGGACGCCGCGCTCTTGGCTGCATGGCCAAGTTTGGGAGCAGGCTGGGTGGTGTGGGAGATGAGCAGCAAaaccctgtgccccccccctcAACACCAGATCCCAGCGCCCTGGCACGGGTACACGAGGGGCAATGCCTCGCCCCGGGCGTTGCTCCCTGCCTTACAAGGTGCTAGCAGGAAGGCAGAGGCTGGGCTCCACGGCCCCTTTGGGGCTGCCCAAAGCACCgagcccttccccagcagcatccGTAGGGTGACAGCATCCACGGGGTGAAGATGGAGCCCTGGCTGGAAAGGAAACCCCCAGGGCAAAGTTGGTTGAAGGTTTTTATAGCTCCCTAACAAAGCAGGGAGATGAGGTCTGTGACGGGAGTGTGAAAGTGCGGGTCTCTCCTGAGGCTTCAGAAATTGAGTGGAGAGGCTTTCGAGCTGCCTTGGAGGGACGGCTCAGGTCCCCCCACGAggtgtgtccccccccaccccgggtcAGGCCCCCGTGTGCCATGCAAGCGTCTCCGCCTGGCCTGGCTCTCTGTCCTGCGCCTCCCCGGTGCCGGGCTTCAGGAGCAGCCGTGTCCCTTCCCCTGCGGCAACAATCCCCTCCTCGGCCGCACGGCAGCCatcctcttcatcttcctcctcctcctccttctcctcttcctcctcctcctcgcgcCCCgggcagaggaagcagcaggggaaggctttgcaggagggcagcagcctgCTCAGCCCGGCGGGCAGCCCGTACACGGGGCTGGCTTCGCCCCTCTCTCCATCGCCAGCCCCGCCTTTCTGCGGCAGCCCTCGCTCCTCCGGGGTTCCTGCAAGCAGGGCGATGGGAGCCCTTCCCCGCTGCGCCCTCCCTGCCCATCCCCGTCCTGGCAGTGCTCGGAGGCAGGGGGGGGCACCCGGGGACCGGCCCCCGGAGCAGGTATCAGGGGGGCACGCTGCGGCACCCAGAGCATCCCCTCACCTGAGACCGTGTTCTCCAGGAAGAAGGACAAGAAGCCGGTTATAAAGACAGGAACCgtgagcagggagaggaagaggaggtccAGGGGCGCCCAGCCTGGAGGGACACGGCCAGAATGACCCGGGACATCCCAtcgcagcagcagggaagggacagGAGAGGTCATAGAGCCCTGGGGATGTGCGGCTGCCATCCCCCGGGGCTGAGGCTTTGCCATCCCtggggaacccccccccccagtaccTGTGGCCAAGCGTGCCGGAGCCGCGCCGAGCCACCGCGGCACCAGCAGGGCCATGAACATGGTGAAGCCGACGATGAAGATGTTCCTCCCGGAGTCGATGTCGGCGTACTGGAAGTAGGAGATCCCCGTGCCCACGGCCACAGCGTAGGTGACGCAGAGCACCCCACCTGCGCGGGGCAGGGGTCAGGCAGGATTGGGATGTGGGAACACCCTGGCGCCCTGTAGGGCAGCGGGAGGAGGGGACGCGTACCGTGCACCGCCAGCGGGATGCGGGTGAGGAGCCCCGCCAGCCGCGGGGACATGCCCAGCGCCACGCACGCCAGCGCGCTGACCTGCACCGAGAGGCGAGAGCCGTCCTGGCGCCGAGGAGGGAGGGTGAGGGTGGGGAGCACCGCCCTGCCATACACCTCCCCTTCCATCCTGGGGGCCGGATGGGGGTGCGGCAGCGACAGACCCCCTCCATCCCCTTCTCTGTTGCCCCCTATCCCTACCTGCGTGAGGCCGCCGGCGCAGGCGTTGGCGATGCTGGCGGCCGTGCCCCCCGCGGCGCCCAGCAGCCCGGCCAGGAGGCTGCCCAGCCCCTCGGCGCACAGCCCCCGGTTGCAGGCGTGTTGGGGCGGCCGGGGGGCCCGCAGCAGCCTCCCGCAGAGCACGTAGCAGCCCGCCGAGTTCACGCTGCAGCCGACGGCCATGGCGATGCCCACCGCCAGCGCCCGGGGGGTGAGCAGCGGCCACTCGCCTGCGGCGGAGGAGAGGGGACAGGTGACATTGCCGAGGTGCAACGGCCTCACCCAGCCCGGCTGCCATCCCACCTGAATAGGGCAGCTGGAGCCAAGGGGGGTGAAAGGTGCCGTTGGCCCAGGGAAAGCGTGCTGTGGCCGGGTCCAGCGAGTCCCAGGGGACGCGGAGGTGCTGGAGGATGGCACAGACGATGCAGACGGCAGCGAAGGGGAGCAGGACCTGCAAGgcagcaaggagaggctgagcagggggccccctcctcccctgctcACCCTGGCCATCCCCCGGCTTGCTGTGCCCCAGACAAGAGGCCGCTGCCCCATCGCCTCTCCCAAGGAGCTGTGCCACatcccccctcgcccccccgcAGGAAGCATcccaggctctgctgctccagcacaagACCCCAAAAACTGCACCAGGGCTTCCCACTCCCTGCCTTCGCCCCCCGCACCCCGTTCTGCTCCGGGGCCACTGGGTCCCACCCAGCCCTTATGGGATCAGAAAGGAGCCTGCGCACGgagagaggagcagggctgcaagCGGCGGTACCGAGAGCGTGCGCAGGGTGGGGACGGACGGCTCcacggagccccccggggcacGGGGCCAGGCGCAGAAGGGCAGGCGGCAGGACCCCAGGTGCTGGGAGAAGGTGACGGTGAGGAGCATGAGCCTAGGAAAAGGAGCACAGGTCACGATGCAGTGCCACGGAGACGGGGCCCCGAATGCGTGCCTTGCACCACGGGGACGCCCCGTTCCCGTGGTGAAGGGAAGCGCCCGGGGCTGCCCGTCGGGGCGGCCCCCCGGGCTGACGTACAGCAGCGCTACCCCCCAGCTCGCGGAGCAGAGGAAGGCGGCCTCCTTGTAGGCGGACAGCCCGATGATGGAGAGGCTGGGGGCCAGCACCATGGGCCCGCAGCGCCGCGCTGCCCAGCCACACACGCCCGACATCCCCAGAGCCAGCCGGGTCAGCCCGGACACCACCACGGCTCCGGAGACCTGCGGGGGGAAGGACGAGACCCGTGGGGGAGGATACGTGGAGAGCactcccagtccctcccagtcaCCCCAGTAAGCCCACACGTTCCCTGTGCTCCAGCCCCGCTTACTCCCAGTGTAGGGGAACCCACGTGCAGCTTTGCCCCCCTATTCACAGCAACCccgtggcagggctgggaaaggGGCTGGGGTGACAGGCAGGAactggggtgcagggggagcaggaTGGGTTCCCGGCAGCACCCACCTCTCGCAGCGAGGCGGCCTGGCTCCCTGTGACGGCGCAGCGCGGGGCAGGGCACGCGATGGCCACAGCCGTGCCTGGAAGGGAATTTAGGAGGGATGCGAGGtgtgggggcactgggagcccGCCCGGCACGAAGCTTGCGGAGCACCAGGCCCAAGAGCGCGCAGCACGgcggctgctggctggggaagggccAGCACAGCATCCCCGTCCCCGCAAACCCGTACCCTGGGAAGGTGGCTCCAGGCCCCCCAGTCTTGCATTTGTGGCCCCAAACAGGTTGTGGATGTAATTAGGGGGGAGTAGCCCAGGGTGCTTGCCCGGCTGGTGGCACGATGTCACTGCGGTGCCCTGGGCACAGACACGGCCCTACAAGGTGCGGGGAGAAGGCCCCGGGGCTGCACTCACCGTTCCTGTCCGTGCGGGACAGgtgggagctcagcaccacggcAGGGACCAGGTACTCGAACGATGGGATTTGAACCAGCggcagcctggggagggggatGGCAAGGGCACgtcagggagggaagaggggcttTGGGGGTCTCCCCAAATGCCGGGTGCCGGAGGAGCGAGGGATGGGAGCGGGAGGAGGCTAGAAGCCCCTGTCCCAAACGTGCCACGGCACATCCCAAGACGTGCGTCCCACATCTCCCCCAGCCTCGGCTGCGCAGAGCCGTGCCCTGCCCTGGCATCACCCCGCGGGCGAGGGCTGCGTCCCACTCTCCCCCGTTTTCTCACCGGCTCCCCAGGGAGGTCTGCAGCAGCGCGGAGACGCCGCAGGCGAAGAGGCTGCGTGCCAGCAGCTCGCTGGCggccggggcgcggggctgcccctcgggcagggcgggcagcaggagcaggtggaaggtgcagagcagggaggcCTGCACGGCGAGGTGCTGCGTGGGGAAGCGGATGGGTGGCCGTGACACCCCGTGCCACAGCACCCGGCGTGGGCGCGCAGCCTGCCCGGctgtcccctctcctcccagcacgCCGGGACCAGATCCCCCAGCAATCTGGGTGCGGCAGGACCCTCGTCCTGCCACCTGCGGGGATCCCAGCCCTCTGCCATCACCCCGTCTCTCCCGGCTGCTCGCTGCAGTCCCCCCTCACCTGCAGGcccaagcagcagctcagcacccggGAGCACATCTTCAGCGGGGAGCAGGCCGCGAGAGCAGGGCTCCCGGCACCAGTCGCTCGGTGGCGGCCCCCATTCATGCTGCTGCCGCCCCCCGCTGCTGCCACCCACCTTGTGGGGCAGGGTCCCACCCCCCGAGGACTCCACGCAGCCCCTACGGGGCTGAACTTCCACCTCCTGCGGGAGCTGCCCCGGGGGTTAGCCATTAACCCGAGTTGGTGAGTAACCTGCCCTCGCGGCCAGGAATGCAAGTGTCACGCTGGGATGGGACCGCAAGGGCCGGGTGACAGCCACCCGCGGGCAGGACACCGGACGCGGCTGCAGTGCCAGCTGCCCGCGTCTCGCTCAGGCCCCCCGTGTCCGCCCCCGCCTCCGGCAGCGATCGCGCAGGGGCTGTGCCACAGCACGGCCTCTTCCTTCACACCCTCGGAGCATCCCCAAGAGcatcctccagccccagcccgcccTGCCCGTGCCGTCCCTCCCAGCACAGCGTTCCCGGCCCTCCTGCTCTGGCCCTTCTTTGCCATCACGCCCTGGGGGCCTGTTAAAATCCGCACGGGCACCCCCAGCTTCTACTGTCCCCCTCCCTGGGCCCCCGGGAAAGTCTCTGATGCGCGTCCACCGCACGCCCCGTGCTCCCAGGAGGGCACCGAATCCCCGGGGGCGGGAGGGCTCCgcgggcagcaggagcaggggacgCCCGTGTTTCGGCACGGGGCAGCGACCACGACAGTGACGGGCGCACAGCAAGAACTACTTTTATTGGAAGAGACTGGCATCTacaaaagagtgaaaaaagagGTGTAAAATCCACAGTAAAAAGAAGGGGCGCGACGAGCCGGGCTGCTCGGCAGGCAGGTGCCGTCTC
This sequence is a window from Cygnus olor isolate bCygOlo1 chromosome 6, bCygOlo1.pri.v2, whole genome shotgun sequence. Protein-coding genes within it:
- the NHEJ1 gene encoding non-homologous end-joining factor 1 isoform X2, with the protein product MESSEELESRLLTQPWASVCFGESALIAKACFGDTGYVLLLSDLSSVWCESADAEAVGQRSKELNKRLTAHVSSFLHRLANLMSPLLAGQPDSATSFSCQRTAGGLSLRVKSELSGLPFYWDFHCCPAPVEMVSRHLVRPLIRMSLALQYQVQELSSLLLQKDAEIEDYRESGAALSRDRLRTEPFQEAAFLQTFMAGSLPQGPPLSVPLSEWGGVRVPRLSPSVTVPYTWLNIRLCRYRNSEGLRDAPFLYLFSWGELMRFMSLKG
- the SLC23A3 gene encoding solute carrier family 23 member 3, with protein sequence RLPLVQIPSFEYLVPAVVLSSHLSRTDRNGTAVAIACPAPRCAVTGSQAASLREVSGAVVVSGLTRLALGMSGVCGWAARRCGPMVLAPSLSIIGLSAYKEAAFLCSASWGVALLLMLLTVTFSQHLGSCRLPFCAWPRAPGGSVEPSVPTLRTLSVLLPFAAVCIVCAILQHLRVPWDSLDPATARFPWANGTFHPPWLQLPYSGEWPLLTPRALAVGIAMAVGCSVNSAGCYVLCGRLLRAPRPPQHACNRGLCAEGLGSLLAGLLGAAGGTAASIANACAGGLTQDGSRLSVQVSALACVALGMSPRLAGLLTRIPLAVHGGVLCVTYAVAVGTGISYFQYADIDSGRNIFIVGFTMFMALLVPRWLGAAPARLATGWAPLDLLFLSLLTVPVFITGFLSFFLENTVSGTPEERGLPQKGGAGDGERGEASPVYGLPAGLSRLLPSCKAFPCCFLCPGREEEEEEEKEEEEEDEEDGCRAAEEGIVAAGEGTRLLLKPGTGEAQDREPGQAETLAWHTGA
- the NHEJ1 gene encoding non-homologous end-joining factor 1 isoform X1 — encoded protein: MESSEELESRLLTQPWASVCFGESALIAKACFGDTGYVLLLSDLSSVWCESADAEAVGQRSKELNKRLTAHVSSFLHRLANLMSPLLAGQPDSATSFSCQRTAGGLSLRVKSELSGLPFYWDFHCCPAPVEMVSRHLVRPLIRMSLALQYQVQELSSLLLQKDAEIEDYRESGAALSRDRLRTEPFQEAAFLQTFMAGSLPQICGAGAGQAFASALQQLYTAVTLQEAKQARKRHHSEDTEGPAPAAETSGHPDPPPQSPEDETASASEGATLTSSPVQKPRLPVAKAKPKKAKGLFG